A section of the Prochlorococcus sp. MIT 1341 genome encodes:
- the chlP gene encoding geranylgeranyl reductase produces the protein MLRVAVIGGGPSGSCAAEILAKAGIKTWIFERKLDNAKPCGGAIPLCMVSEFDLPESIIDRKVRNMRMISPSNREVDISLDKVYGETENEYIGMCRREVMDAFMRDRAAELGANLVNGLVTKIETGTNRQGPYKLTYSDYTNGESTGETKTLEVDLIVGADGANSRVAKAMDAGDYNVAIAFQERIKLPEKEMKYYEDLAEMYVGTDVSPDFYGWVFPKYDHVAVGTGTMQKNQSLIKSLQVGVRERAKKRLVNGEVIKVEAHPIPEHPRPRRVVGRMALVGDAAGYVTKSSGEGIYFAAKSGRMCAEEIVDASKGGEKIPTEADLKKYLKKWDKKYGTTYKVLEILQNIFYSNDAAREAFVEMCDDMDVQRLTFDSYLYKTVVAMKPWQQLKLTLLTIGSVLRGRALAPENYKPVPSTVRDDDEVNKMLAVSTIKGGIKVEKNKISA, from the coding sequence ATGTTGCGAGTTGCAGTAATCGGTGGAGGACCAAGTGGTTCTTGTGCTGCTGAAATCCTTGCGAAAGCTGGTATAAAAACTTGGATTTTTGAACGCAAGCTAGACAACGCAAAACCCTGTGGAGGGGCAATTCCACTTTGCATGGTTTCAGAATTTGACTTGCCTGAATCAATTATTGATCGAAAAGTACGCAATATGAGGATGATTTCCCCCTCAAATCGTGAGGTAGATATAAGCCTTGACAAAGTCTATGGAGAAACAGAAAACGAATATATAGGAATGTGCCGAAGAGAAGTAATGGATGCGTTCATGCGAGATCGTGCTGCCGAACTAGGAGCAAACCTTGTGAATGGATTGGTCACCAAAATCGAAACCGGAACAAATCGCCAGGGACCCTACAAGCTGACCTATTCGGATTACACAAATGGGGAGTCAACAGGGGAAACGAAAACTCTTGAAGTCGATTTAATTGTTGGGGCTGACGGCGCTAACAGTCGTGTTGCTAAAGCAATGGATGCTGGTGATTACAACGTGGCCATAGCCTTTCAGGAGAGAATAAAACTCCCTGAGAAAGAGATGAAATACTATGAAGACCTTGCAGAGATGTATGTAGGAACAGATGTTTCACCAGATTTCTATGGTTGGGTTTTTCCAAAGTATGACCATGTGGCTGTAGGAACTGGCACAATGCAGAAGAACCAATCTCTTATCAAAAGCCTTCAAGTTGGTGTAAGAGAACGTGCTAAAAAACGCTTAGTTAATGGTGAAGTAATTAAAGTCGAAGCACACCCAATTCCAGAACACCCAAGACCCAGGAGGGTTGTTGGAAGGATGGCATTAGTAGGGGATGCTGCTGGCTATGTGACAAAGAGTTCAGGTGAAGGGATTTACTTTGCTGCCAAAAGTGGGCGAATGTGTGCAGAAGAAATAGTAGACGCATCAAAAGGCGGAGAAAAGATTCCTACGGAAGCAGACCTGAAAAAATATTTAAAGAAATGGGATAAAAAGTACGGGACTACATATAAAGTTCTTGAGATTCTTCAAAACATCTTCTACTCAAATGATGCAGCTAGAGAAGCATTTGTTGAGATGTGCGATGACATGGATGTGCAGCGTTTAACATTTGATAGCTACCTATATAAAACAGTTGTTGCAATGAAACCATGGCAACAACTAAAGCTTACTCTTCTGACAATAGGCTCTGTCTTAAGAGGACGTGCACTTGCTCCAGAGAATTATAAGCCCGTACCAAGCACTGTTAGAGATGATGATGAAGTGAATAAGATGCTTGCAGTAAGTACAATAAAGGGTGGAATTAAAGTAGAAAAAAATAAAATATCAGCCTAA
- a CDS encoding M15 family metallopeptidase, with the protein MLFLLIGASSFSALLIFGSRKVWLGDDSLELPPSISEISQDRRLLGHFPYPEADQNMLVVVHPGIRVHLDTARALKKMTAAAVSDGISLSFLSGYRSHNLQKEIFFEVKSERNQTAIQRAKVSAPPGYSEHSTGYAIDLGDSTRPETHFRKEFENTPAFKWLEKNAPRYHFTLSFPEGNPQGVSYEPWHWRYEGSADALREFENARTRSSSIKN; encoded by the coding sequence GTGTTGTTTCTTCTGATTGGAGCATCTTCATTTTCTGCCTTATTGATCTTTGGTTCTAGGAAGGTCTGGTTAGGGGACGACTCTCTTGAATTGCCTCCTTCTATAAGTGAAATCTCCCAAGATCGCCGTCTACTTGGCCATTTCCCTTATCCTGAGGCTGATCAAAACATGTTGGTTGTTGTCCATCCAGGAATCAGGGTGCATCTAGATACTGCTAGGGCTTTAAAGAAGATGACTGCTGCAGCTGTTTCAGATGGAATATCCTTAAGTTTTCTTAGTGGTTATAGATCTCATAATTTGCAAAAGGAGATTTTCTTTGAGGTGAAATCGGAGAGAAATCAAACTGCAATACAAAGGGCAAAAGTTTCTGCTCCTCCTGGTTATTCCGAGCACAGTACAGGGTATGCAATTGATTTAGGCGACTCGACTCGTCCAGAGACTCATTTCCGCAAGGAATTTGAGAACACACCCGCTTTTAAATGGCTAGAGAAAAATGCCCCTAGATATCACTTCACTCTTTCCTTCCCGGAAGGTAACCCACAAGGAGTTAGCTATGAACCTTGGCATTGGAGGTATGAGGGATCTGCTGACGCCTTAAGAGAATTTGAGAATGCACGAACAAGATCCTCTAGTATCAAAAACTAA
- the typA gene encoding translational GTPase TypA: MVAQTKSIRNIAIIAHVDHGKTTLVDALLTQSGIFRENESVPTCVLDSNDLERERGITILSKNTAVNYNETRINIVDTPGHADFGGEVERVLGMVDGCLLIVDANEGPMPQTRFVLKKALEQGLRPIVFVNKIDRSRVDPETAVDKVLDLFIELGADDDQCDFPYLFGSGLGGFAKPDMATESDNMKPLFEAIIRHVPPPIGDISKPLQLQITTLDYSDFLGRVIIGRVHNGVIRKGQNASLIKDNGTVRRGRISKLLGFQGLQRIEIEQANAGDMVALAGFDDVNIGETIACPDEPKALPLIKVDEPTLQMTFVVNDSPFAGREGKFVTSRQLRDRLNKELLTNVALRVEETDSPDRFSVSGRGELHLGILIETMRREGYEFQVSQPQVIFRTIEDICCEPVETLVMDVQEEAVGSCIEKIGCRKGEMKNMEVGLDGRTQLEFLVPSRGLIGFRGEFVRATRGEGIMSHSFFEYRPMTEQFEGRRNGVLIAFEEGTATFYALKNAEGRGQFFITPGTKVYKGMIVGENNRPQDLEINVCKTKQLTNMRSAGAEELDTLQSPLQMTLERALEYIGEEEMLEVTPESIRLRKLSSRKFAKR; the protein is encoded by the coding sequence ATGGTTGCCCAGACTAAGTCGATTCGAAATATTGCGATCATTGCCCACGTGGATCATGGCAAAACAACTCTGGTTGATGCCCTCCTCACTCAGTCAGGGATTTTTCGAGAGAATGAGTCTGTACCAACCTGTGTATTGGATTCAAATGACTTGGAGAGGGAGCGAGGAATAACAATTCTTTCAAAAAATACAGCAGTTAACTACAACGAAACTCGAATAAATATTGTCGATACTCCAGGACATGCTGATTTTGGAGGTGAGGTTGAGCGAGTTTTAGGAATGGTAGATGGGTGTCTTTTGATTGTTGACGCAAATGAAGGACCTATGCCTCAAACTAGGTTTGTTCTAAAGAAGGCGCTCGAGCAGGGCCTAAGACCAATTGTCTTTGTTAACAAAATTGACCGCTCTAGAGTTGATCCGGAAACAGCAGTAGATAAAGTCCTTGATCTATTTATTGAATTAGGTGCTGATGATGATCAGTGTGATTTCCCCTATTTATTTGGCAGTGGACTAGGAGGTTTTGCAAAACCAGATATGGCCACCGAAAGTGATAATATGAAGCCTCTTTTTGAAGCGATAATTCGACATGTACCCCCTCCGATTGGCGACATAAGTAAACCGCTACAACTTCAAATAACCACATTAGATTATTCAGATTTTTTAGGAAGAGTTATAATAGGAAGAGTTCATAATGGTGTTATTAGAAAGGGACAAAATGCATCTTTAATTAAAGATAATGGAACTGTAAGGAGAGGTCGGATTAGTAAATTGCTTGGATTCCAAGGTTTGCAAAGGATTGAGATTGAACAGGCAAATGCAGGAGATATGGTTGCTTTGGCTGGTTTTGATGATGTCAACATTGGAGAAACTATCGCATGTCCTGATGAGCCAAAAGCTCTTCCTTTGATTAAGGTTGATGAGCCAACATTGCAGATGACATTTGTGGTTAATGACTCTCCTTTTGCTGGAAGAGAAGGTAAGTTTGTTACAAGTAGGCAATTGCGAGATCGACTGAATAAGGAGCTATTAACTAATGTTGCACTTAGAGTTGAGGAAACTGATTCTCCAGATCGTTTTTCAGTTAGTGGTCGAGGAGAACTTCATTTAGGTATTCTCATAGAAACTATGCGGAGAGAAGGTTATGAATTTCAAGTTTCACAGCCGCAAGTAATTTTCCGAACTATTGAGGATATTTGTTGTGAGCCAGTTGAGACTCTTGTGATGGATGTTCAAGAAGAAGCTGTAGGTTCCTGTATTGAAAAAATTGGCTGTCGTAAGGGTGAGATGAAGAATATGGAAGTAGGACTTGATGGAAGAACTCAACTTGAGTTTTTGGTACCTTCAAGAGGTCTTATTGGCTTTAGAGGAGAGTTTGTACGAGCAACACGTGGCGAAGGGATAATGAGCCACTCATTTTTTGAATATCGTCCAATGACTGAACAATTTGAGGGTCGGAGGAATGGTGTTCTTATTGCCTTTGAAGAGGGGACTGCAACCTTTTATGCACTAAAGAATGCAGAGGGGCGGGGACAGTTCTTTATTACTCCTGGCACGAAGGTATATAAGGGGATGATTGTAGGGGAGAATAATCGTCCACAAGATTTAGAAATCAATGTATGTAAAACTAAGCAGCTAACAAATATGCGCTCAGCGGGTGCAGAAGAATTGGATACCCTACAGAGTCCTTTGCAGATGACTCTTGAGAGAGCTTTAGAGTATATAGGCGAAGAGGAAATGCTTGAAGTTACTCCAGAGTCGATACGCCTTAGGAAGCTTTCTTCTAGGAAGTTTGCTAAACGTTGA
- a CDS encoding DUF309 domain-containing protein, which yields MPEDFDDSRLKEAVRLFNNAEWYRAHDALEEIWHETNGVERRTIQGFLQVAVAQLHLERGNRTGATILYGEGLGRLRALGTPDLGFDIETFCLCVQERLRLLQEQGNPDEYGLPVLDLRDD from the coding sequence GTGCCTGAAGATTTTGATGATTCTCGTTTGAAGGAGGCAGTTCGTCTTTTTAATAATGCCGAATGGTATAGAGCCCATGATGCTTTAGAGGAGATTTGGCATGAAACTAATGGAGTAGAACGAAGAACTATTCAGGGATTCTTGCAAGTGGCTGTTGCTCAATTACATCTGGAAAGGGGTAATAGAACTGGGGCAACTATTCTTTATGGAGAAGGACTTGGCCGTCTTCGCGCTTTAGGAACACCAGACTTGGGTTTTGATATTGAAACCTTTTGTCTTTGTGTTCAGGAACGTTTAAGACTTCTACAGGAACAGGGTAATCCAGATGAATATGGTTTGCCTGTATTGGATTTACGGGATGATTGA
- the lptB gene encoding LPS export ABC transporter ATP-binding protein: MSLSLVNVALTLAGRPLVRDVSLELNPGEVVGLLGPNGAGKTTTFNLVIGLLRPDLGRVLLDGKHVSMLPMPYRARLGIGYLPQEPSIFRSLSVLENLKLALSESKLSSGLLRERLDQLIEAFRLRSFLHRKGYQLSGGERRRCEVARALAVGVKGPRYLLLDEPFAGVDPLAVADLQGLIQDLRQSGMGILITDHNVRETLAITDRSYILTDGKILSSGKSEEVAHDPLVRRHYLGEGFQL, from the coding sequence ATGAGCCTCTCTTTGGTAAATGTAGCGCTTACATTGGCTGGTAGGCCTTTGGTTAGAGATGTTTCATTGGAGTTAAACCCTGGCGAGGTGGTTGGACTTTTGGGGCCAAATGGTGCCGGTAAGACCACTACATTTAATTTGGTTATAGGCTTGTTGCGACCAGATCTTGGAAGAGTTTTGTTAGATGGAAAACATGTAAGTATGTTGCCCATGCCTTATAGAGCCCGACTAGGGATTGGTTATTTACCTCAGGAACCAAGTATTTTCAGGTCATTGTCTGTACTTGAGAATTTAAAACTGGCTTTATCTGAGAGTAAATTATCTTCGGGTTTGCTAAGAGAACGTCTTGATCAATTGATTGAAGCCTTTAGACTCAGATCTTTTTTGCATAGAAAGGGATATCAGCTTTCCGGTGGTGAGAGAAGGCGTTGTGAAGTCGCAAGGGCTCTAGCCGTGGGAGTTAAGGGACCTAGGTATTTATTGTTGGATGAGCCCTTTGCAGGGGTTGACCCTTTGGCTGTGGCCGATCTTCAGGGGTTAATACAAGATCTTAGGCAGAGTGGGATGGGCATTCTTATCACTGATCATAATGTTAGAGAAACTCTTGCTATAACAGATCGTTCTTACATCCTGACTGACGGCAAAATACTTTCTTCTGGAAAATCCGAAGAAGTAGCGCATGATCCTTTAGTCAGGCGACATTATTTAGGGGAGGGTTTTCAGCTTTGA
- a CDS encoding LptF/LptG family permease, protein MLFRRYFLPTWKRFPLLDRWIFGELIAPLIFAISAFTVVSLSVGVMFDLVRKIVESGLPVLTAVKVLGLRLPSFLVISFPMATLMATLLAYSRLSANSELKALRSVGISTKRMIVPAIILAFFMTGLTFIFNDVIVPRANRSAEFTLQRALGRAISTEKGDDIIYSRFGKITTQDDKDKKKGLSQLFYAREFRRGEMNGVTVLDFSRYGYTQMLTSKKAIWNEKLAKWEFLDGQVLTTTPNGSTTSAEFDKYLYPLSSAPIRISKLPKDANNMTVQEAIQAQKLYAEAGNRKEARRMKVRIQEKFTLPMACLVFGLIGSSLGAKPNSRTSRSQGFGISVVLILVYYVLSFSFSSLGVKGTLLPFVAAWSPVVISMLGGWALLQQANR, encoded by the coding sequence TTGTTATTCAGAAGATATTTTTTACCAACCTGGAAAAGGTTTCCTCTATTAGATAGATGGATCTTTGGTGAATTAATAGCCCCCTTAATTTTTGCTATTTCTGCATTTACTGTGGTTTCTCTTTCGGTAGGTGTGATGTTTGATTTGGTTCGAAAAATTGTTGAATCAGGCTTACCAGTTTTGACCGCAGTAAAAGTCTTAGGCTTAAGGCTTCCTAGTTTCTTAGTTATTTCTTTCCCAATGGCCACATTAATGGCAACATTATTGGCTTACAGCAGGCTTTCTGCAAATAGTGAATTAAAGGCTTTAAGGAGTGTTGGAATTAGTACAAAAAGAATGATTGTCCCCGCAATTATCCTTGCATTTTTCATGACAGGATTGACATTTATTTTTAACGATGTAATTGTTCCTAGGGCTAATCGATCGGCTGAATTTACATTGCAACGCGCCTTAGGGAGAGCTATTTCTACTGAAAAAGGCGATGACATAATTTACTCACGTTTCGGGAAAATAACCACCCAAGATGATAAGGATAAGAAGAAGGGATTGTCTCAATTGTTTTATGCGAGAGAGTTTAGAAGAGGAGAAATGAATGGTGTTACTGTGCTTGATTTTTCCAGATATGGATATACTCAAATGTTAACTTCAAAGAAAGCAATATGGAATGAAAAGCTGGCGAAGTGGGAATTTCTTGATGGCCAGGTACTTACTACAACTCCAAACGGAAGCACTACCTCTGCTGAATTTGATAAATATTTATATCCGTTAAGTTCTGCCCCAATAAGAATATCAAAACTACCAAAAGATGCTAATAATATGACTGTTCAGGAAGCAATTCAAGCCCAGAAGTTATATGCAGAAGCGGGTAATCGTAAGGAGGCTAGGCGAATGAAAGTACGTATACAAGAGAAATTTACTTTACCTATGGCATGTTTGGTCTTTGGCCTTATTGGCAGTAGCCTAGGGGCTAAACCAAACTCTAGGACAAGCCGAAGCCAGGGTTTTGGGATAAGCGTAGTCCTTATACTTGTTTATTACGTTCTTAGCTTTAGTTTTAGCTCCTTAGGAGTAAAAGGAACGCTTTTGCCTTTCGTTGCTGCATGGTCCCCTGTAGTTATATCTATGCTTGGGGGATGGGCTTTGCTTCAACAGGCAAATAGATGA
- the ccsB gene encoding c-type cytochrome biogenesis protein CcsB, giving the protein MPVIIDDPVLLLAFVSFVLLLFALPLAFWSVSGNKNSQFARLLIALANFFLTALLILRWWQSGHFPISNLYESLCFLGWASTLIQLLAERSWPSPLVAAASTPIALISVGFANFALPATLQEASPLVPALRSSWLVMHVSVIMSSYASLLIGSALSMAVIFVDREDSLVLRSSSIGIGGFRKVNVFTRQKDNEKTGLRLSPLEISRVEKLDSLSYRMITVGFLLLTIGLISGAVWANEAWGSWWSWDPKETWALICWFFYAAYLHTRLSRGWSGRRPAFLAVGGFIVITLCYIGVNLMGLGLHSYGWFFS; this is encoded by the coding sequence ATGCCAGTAATAATTGACGACCCGGTACTTTTGTTGGCCTTTGTTTCTTTTGTTTTACTCCTTTTTGCTCTTCCGCTCGCCTTTTGGTCCGTAAGTGGGAATAAAAATTCGCAATTTGCAAGGTTATTAATTGCTTTGGCAAACTTTTTCTTAACTGCTCTGCTGATTTTGCGTTGGTGGCAGTCAGGTCATTTTCCTATAAGTAATCTTTACGAATCACTTTGTTTTTTGGGTTGGGCTTCCACACTTATTCAGCTTTTAGCCGAACGTTCTTGGCCCTCCCCGTTGGTTGCAGCAGCTTCTACTCCAATAGCTCTTATTTCAGTAGGCTTTGCGAACTTTGCCCTGCCAGCGACTTTGCAAGAAGCATCCCCTTTAGTTCCAGCTCTTCGCTCAAGTTGGCTTGTTATGCATGTGAGTGTAATTATGAGCAGCTATGCCTCTTTATTGATAGGTTCAGCACTTTCAATGGCTGTTATTTTTGTTGATAGGGAGGATTCGTTAGTACTTAGAAGTAGTTCAATTGGTATTGGTGGTTTTAGGAAGGTAAACGTATTTACAAGGCAAAAGGATAATGAAAAAACTGGATTAAGGCTCAGCCCCCTTGAAATAAGCAGAGTTGAGAAGTTAGATAGTTTGAGTTATCGAATGATAACAGTTGGATTTTTACTTTTAACTATAGGTTTGATAAGTGGAGCTGTATGGGCGAATGAGGCCTGGGGTAGTTGGTGGAGTTGGGACCCAAAGGAGACTTGGGCTTTGATTTGTTGGTTTTTTTATGCTGCATATCTTCATACTCGCCTTTCAAGAGGGTGGAGTGGTAGAAGGCCAGCATTTCTTGCAGTTGGTGGATTTATTGTCATTACTTTATGTTATATAGGTGTAAATCTTATGGGGTTAGGGCTTCATAGCTATGGTTGGTTTTTCAGCTAA
- the rpe gene encoding ribulose-phosphate 3-epimerase translates to MSTKPLVIAPSILSADFARLGEEVSAVDKAGADWIHVDVMDGRFVPNITIGPLIVEAIRPVTTKPLDVHLMIIEPEKYVEDFAKAGADHIYVQVEACPHLHRNLAQIKDLGKKAGAVLNPSTPLDTLEYCLELCDLVLIMSVNPGFGGQSFIDSQIQKIKDLRTICKEKNLDPWIEVDGGIKANNAWKVIEAGANAIVSGSGIFNQPNYSEAIEGIRNSKRQ, encoded by the coding sequence ATGAGCACCAAGCCACTAGTAATAGCCCCCTCGATACTCTCAGCTGACTTTGCGCGTCTAGGAGAAGAGGTTTCCGCTGTAGACAAAGCAGGCGCTGACTGGATTCATGTCGATGTAATGGATGGGAGATTTGTCCCAAACATTACAATTGGGCCCCTAATCGTTGAAGCTATTAGGCCTGTTACAACAAAGCCATTAGATGTCCATTTGATGATTATTGAGCCCGAGAAATATGTAGAAGATTTTGCAAAAGCAGGGGCGGACCACATTTATGTTCAAGTTGAGGCCTGCCCTCATTTGCATAGAAACCTTGCCCAAATCAAAGATCTAGGAAAAAAGGCTGGAGCAGTACTAAATCCCAGCACACCACTTGACACACTTGAATATTGCCTCGAGCTTTGTGATCTTGTTTTAATAATGAGTGTGAACCCTGGTTTCGGAGGACAAAGTTTTATTGATAGTCAGATCCAAAAAATTAAAGATTTGAGAACAATTTGCAAAGAAAAAAATCTTGATCCCTGGATAGAAGTTGATGGTGGTATTAAAGCTAATAATGCTTGGAAGGTAATAGAAGCTGGCGCAAATGCGATCGTAAGCGGATCTGGAATTTTTAATCAACCTAACTATTCAGAAGCCATAGAAGGGATTCGAAATAGCAAACGACAATAA
- the glpX gene encoding class II fructose-bisphosphatase: protein MDRTLIQEILEVVEQAAIASAHLTGLGKKDEADAAAVEAMRKRMGLIEMQGRIVIGEGERDEAPMLYIGESVGSGNGPGVDFAVDPCEGTNLCANNQRGSMAVLAASDRGGLFNAPDFYMKKLAAPPAAKGKVDIRKSATENIKTLSQCLDLSIGELTIVVMDRARHKDLISEIRSTGARVQPISDGDVQAAIACGFAGTGTHCLMGIGAAPEGVISAAAMRALGGHFQGQLVYDPAIAQTKEWADYTKEGNISRLNEMGITDVDKVYEAEELASGKNVVFAGSGITDGLLFNGVKFETDCTRTSSLVISTLDKTARFTNTVHIKEGAQSIALS, encoded by the coding sequence GTGGACCGCACCCTTATTCAAGAAATTCTCGAGGTTGTTGAACAAGCAGCCATAGCTTCTGCTCATTTGACTGGTTTAGGGAAGAAGGATGAGGCTGATGCAGCCGCTGTAGAGGCCATGCGCAAGCGAATGGGCTTAATTGAGATGCAAGGTCGAATCGTCATCGGAGAGGGTGAGCGAGATGAGGCTCCAATGCTTTATATCGGAGAGAGTGTTGGGAGTGGTAATGGGCCAGGAGTGGACTTTGCTGTTGACCCTTGCGAAGGAACAAATCTTTGTGCAAATAACCAACGTGGTTCTATGGCTGTCCTTGCAGCTTCAGATCGAGGAGGTTTGTTTAATGCACCAGATTTTTATATGAAAAAATTAGCTGCACCACCAGCCGCTAAAGGAAAGGTCGATATTCGCAAGTCAGCGACTGAAAATATTAAGACTCTCTCTCAATGTCTAGATTTGTCTATTGGAGAGTTGACCATTGTTGTTATGGATCGGGCCAGGCACAAGGATCTTATTTCTGAGATTCGTTCGACTGGTGCAAGAGTTCAGCCGATATCTGATGGAGATGTTCAAGCTGCAATTGCTTGTGGGTTTGCAGGAACTGGTACGCATTGTCTGATGGGTATTGGGGCTGCTCCAGAAGGGGTCATTTCAGCAGCTGCGATGAGGGCGCTTGGAGGTCATTTCCAGGGACAATTGGTTTATGACCCTGCGATTGCTCAAACGAAAGAATGGGCCGATTACACCAAGGAAGGGAATATCTCACGCCTGAATGAAATGGGTATTACGGATGTCGATAAGGTTTATGAAGCCGAGGAACTTGCTTCGGGTAAGAATGTTGTTTTTGCTGGTAGTGGCATAACTGATGGCCTTCTTTTCAACGGGGTAAAGTTTGAAACCGATTGCACTCGAACAAGCAGTCTTGTAATTAGTACTTTGGACAAAACAGCTCGATTCACCAATACTGTTCATATCAAGGAAGGTGCTCAGAGCATTGCCTTAAGCTGA
- a CDS encoding glutamyl-tRNA reductase → MHIAVVGLSHRTAPVEIREKLSIQEQTIKSSLETLKGNSEILEASILSTCNRLEIYTVVRNPQNGISAINQFLSNYSGIDFKELSPHLFVFHHDEAIAHLMKVAAGLDSLVLGEGQILSQVKKMVRLGQENNSMGPILNRLLTQAVSTGKRVRSETSLGTGAVSISSAAVELAQLKLGQSFGKDDLMSLESEKVVVVGAGRMSRLLLQHLQAKGCSSLVLINRTKERAESLASDFPDLSVQCLLLEELDNCLCNCTLLFTSTATEEPIIDASRLAPLKREGLLRLIDIGVPRNISADVEGISGIESHDVDDLQEVVARNQEARQQVALQANVLLEEEGRLFLEWWDSLEAVPTINRLRSSLEAIRAVELQKALSRMGPDFSARERKVVEALSKGIINKILHTPVTRLRAPQGRNDRQNSLSVVESLFDLNPEKASDK, encoded by the coding sequence ATGCACATTGCCGTCGTCGGTCTTAGTCATCGAACGGCCCCGGTTGAGATCCGGGAAAAACTGAGCATTCAAGAGCAGACTATTAAGTCCTCACTAGAGACCTTAAAAGGAAATAGTGAGATTCTTGAGGCTTCGATCCTTAGTACCTGTAACCGCTTAGAAATTTATACAGTTGTACGAAATCCTCAGAATGGAATTTCGGCGATTAATCAATTTCTAAGCAATTATTCAGGAATTGACTTTAAGGAGTTGTCTCCTCATCTTTTCGTTTTTCATCATGATGAAGCAATTGCACATCTGATGAAGGTTGCGGCAGGCTTAGACAGTTTGGTTTTAGGCGAAGGTCAAATTCTTTCTCAAGTGAAGAAAATGGTTCGTTTAGGCCAAGAAAATAACTCTATGGGGCCAATACTTAATCGTCTTCTTACTCAGGCTGTAAGTACGGGTAAACGTGTTAGAAGTGAGACTAGTCTTGGCACTGGAGCAGTTTCTATTAGCTCAGCCGCAGTTGAGCTGGCTCAGTTAAAGCTGGGCCAATCTTTTGGAAAAGATGATTTGATGAGCCTTGAGTCCGAGAAGGTAGTCGTTGTTGGAGCAGGAAGAATGAGTAGGTTGCTTTTGCAGCATTTACAAGCGAAGGGCTGCTCAAGTTTGGTTCTTATTAATCGAACTAAAGAAAGGGCTGAGTCTCTGGCCTCGGATTTTCCAGATCTTTCAGTTCAATGCCTTTTATTAGAGGAATTGGATAATTGTTTATGTAATTGCACTCTTTTGTTTACAAGCACTGCGACTGAAGAGCCCATTATTGATGCATCCCGTCTTGCTCCTCTAAAAAGAGAAGGATTGTTGCGGCTTATAGATATTGGGGTGCCAAGAAATATTTCTGCAGATGTTGAGGGTATTAGCGGAATTGAGTCTCATGATGTGGATGACTTGCAAGAAGTTGTTGCCAGAAATCAGGAGGCACGTCAGCAGGTTGCTCTTCAAGCAAACGTCCTTCTTGAAGAAGAAGGACGTTTATTCCTTGAATGGTGGGATAGCCTTGAGGCTGTCCCAACAATTAATCGTCTTAGATCATCGCTTGAGGCTATTCGAGCGGTTGAATTACAAAAAGCACTAAGCAGAATGGGACCAGATTTTTCAGCTCGTGAGCGAAAAGTTGTTGAGGCTCTTAGTAAAGGAATTATCAACAAAATTCTTCATACGCCCGTCACGAGATTGCGAGCCCCTCAAGGGAGAAATGATCGCCAAAACTCTCTAAGTGTTGTTGAAAGCCTTTTTGATCTGAATCCTGAAAAAGCTAGTGATAAATAG